GGGTCGCAGAATTCATCGGTTCCCCGAAGATCAACATCCTGCCCGTGGAACGTGTCGGGGCTGAGTTGCAGCTTTTGGGCCGGAGCTTGGATTGGCGCATCCCTAACGAGGGCCTGCAAATCTTACAGATCGGGGTGCGCCCGGAAGCGTTGCGCTTGACCCAGACCGAGCCCATGTTGACTGGCTCAGTTGCGCATTTTGAAAACCTCGGCTCCGAGGTTTTTGCCCAAATTGCGCTGGACCAATATGCAGTGCGTGTGACCTTGCGCGCAACTCCTGTGGAACGGCAAATGTTAGGATTGGGCACACAGGTCGGGCTGCGCTTTGATCCAGCGGCAGCTTTGGTCTTTGGTTCGGATGGCAAGCGTTTGCGAAAAGTCGAGGCATCGGCACATATGATTAGCCAGGTTGCTTGAGATGGCTGTTCTTGATGCGAATGCATCGGAGCCAGTGTCCCAGGGCGTGCAAAGCCAAGCGCGCACTGCTTGGACGCTCACCGCCCCTGCCCTGGCTTTGATGTTTCTTATCCTGCTAGTGCCCATTTGCGTGGCAGGCGTGTTGTCCTTTACCAACTATTCGCTGGGCAACACCGGTTTTGACTGGGTTGGAACAGAAAACTACGAGCGGCTTCTTACCCGCGCCACCTATGCAAAGATGTTCGTGGCGACCTTGACTTATGTCGTGACGGTTGTGCCGATCTCATTGGGCCTGGGGTTAGGTGCCGCGATGTTAGTGCATTCACTAGGCCGGGTGGGAGACATCTATAAGACGATCTATTTCCTGCCCGTGATGGCAACGCTTTTGGCCATGGCAATTGCATGGGAATTCATGCTGCACCCCTCCATCGGCATGGTGAACCGCACGCTTGAGATGGCCTGCGGCAGCTGGTTTGAGGTGATCCCTTTCTTTGCCAATGGATGTGCTGACAGGTTCCCGCTTTGGTTAGGCGACAAGGACTACGCCATCTGGGTCGTGTGTTTCATCGGTATCTGGCAGGGCTTTGGCTTTAACATGGTCCTGTATCTTGCCGGGCTTACGTCGGTGCAGCGCGAACTCTACCATGCCGCTGAGATGGATGGTGCAAGATCCGCATGGGCGCGGTTCTGGCTGGTGACATGGCCAGCCCTTGGTCCGACCACCGTTTTCGTTGTGACCATTTCCTGCATCCGCGCCTTTCAGGTCTTTGACACCATCGAGGCATTCTGGCCGCAAGGCGGTGGGCCGAACAAATCCGCCTACGTCATGATGTTCGCGATCTTTGAGAAAGGCGTTCAACAGAACCTGATAGGGATCGGGTCGGCGATCACCATGCTGTTTTTGATCTTTGTGATGATCCTGACCCTGATCCAGCGCTGGCTGGTCGAACGCAAGGTGCACTACGGATGACACGGACATGGTGGAAACACTTGCTGCTGATCCTTGGCGCGATCATCGTGCTGGCACCGTTCTACATGATGGTGAGCTATTCACTCAAAAGCCCGGGCGAGATCGACCGTGGTGAGGGTGGATTTTTTGGCCGTCAGGAGATGATGGTCGACCCGCGTTGTGTAGCATTGCAACAGCCGGACCGTGCCGATATCCAAGCCGCACGCACACGCTTTCCCGGACAGGATGACGGGGACGTTCAAGCCGCCCTGCTGGCCGAGACCGAGGCTGAGTGTTCCATGCGTCCCGTCGTTTTCAACTACTCGAAAGCGTTCACCGAAGCGCCTTTGATCCGCTATCTGCTGAACGGCGTGATCGTGACCGTCTCCATCTTCGTGATCCAGATCGTCGTCGCCCTGCCGGCGGCTTATGCATTGGCCAAGCTCAGGTTCTGGGGCCGCGAAGCCGTGTTCGGACTGGTCTTGTTCTGCCTTTTGATCCCTGTCCATGCCATAGCGTTGCCACTGTACATTATGCTTGCCAAACTGGGGCTGACCAACACCTATGCCGCGCTGATCGTGCCCTGGACAATCTCTGTCTTTGGCATCTTCTTGATGCGCCAGTTCTTCATGACAGTACCGGATGATCTGATCGACGCGGCACGCATGGACGGAATGACCGAGTTTTCCATTGTGTGGCGCGTCATGTTGCCGACGGCGATCCCGGCGCTGTTGGCCTTTGCGATCTTCAGCATCGTGGCGCATTGGAACGACTATTTCTGGCCCCGCATAGTCGTGACCGGAAACCGGGATCTTTTCACGCCACCGCTTGGTTTGCGCGAATTCAAGGGCGATGGCGACGGGTCTTTTTTTGGGCCGATGATGGCCACCGCCACCGTCATCGTCACACCTTTGATCGTTGCGTTTCTGATCGCGCAGCGCCGCTTTATCGAAGGGATTACGCTTTCTGGAATGAAGTAGGATGGGTCAAAACCCATCCTACTCATACGCCCCACAAGGGGACAATCACCGGGGTCTGCCAATCGCCAAACCGTCAGCCCCGACAACTGGAGTAGATTTAATGAAACTGACCACCACTGCAATGGTTTTGGCGCTGTCTGCCAGCGCCGTTTATGCCCAAGACAAGGTAACCATCGAGTTCGCCTATCCCTATAGCCATCTCTTTGACGTGACCTATGAGGCAATGATGCCCGCCTTCAACGCCGCACATCCCAATATTGAAGTGAAGTTCCGTGCCACCTACGAATCCTATGAGGATGGCACCAATACCATTTTGCGCGAAGCGGTCGCGGGTAACCTGCCCGACGTCACCATGCAGGGTCTCAACCGCCAGCAGCCGCTGATTGAGAAAAACATCGCCCAGTCGCTTGAGCCCTTCATCGCGCAGGAAGCTGATTTCGAGAAAGACGGTTATCATCAGGCTATGCTGTCGCTGTCGACCTTCAACGATGAAGTCTATGGCCTGCCGTTCTCGATCTCGCTGCCGGTTGGCTATTACAACATGGACATCCTGCGCGCGGGCGGCATCGAAGAGTTGCCCCAAACATGGGATGACGTGATCGCGGCTTGCGAGACGATGAAGGCCAATGGCATCGACAACCCGATCTTCTGGGGTTGGAACATCACCGGCAATTGGTTTGTGCAGGCGCTCTTGTGGTCTCAGGACAGCGCGATCGTCGAGAACGGCACCGTCACCCTCGACAGCCCGGAAACGCTGGCAGCACTTGAGCAAATGCAGGAAATCTTCACTAAATGCGATATGCAGAACCTTGAATGGAAAGCAGCCCTATCGTCCTTTTCCGCTGGTGATATCGGAATGATGTTCTGGTCTACCTCGGCACTGGGCGCTGTTGAACGGTCGCAAGGTGACTTTGAGTTGGTCACCGGTCCTTTCCCCGGCATGGGCGGCAAGCCGATGGGTCTGCCTGCGGGCGGCAATGCGGCCATGCTGACGTCGACGTCAGATGACCCTGCCGTGCGCGAGGCGGCTTGGACTTTCCTTAAATACATCACCTCCGGTGATGGCGCTGCCGAGGTGGCCAAGACCACCGGCTACATGCCACCGAACAGAGCTGCAAACGAGATCATCCTCGCAGATTTCTATGAGCAAAACCCCAACAAGCAAACCGCAGTTGATCAGCTTCCGTTGCTGCGCGACTGGCTGGCCTATCCCGGTGACAACGGTTTGGCCATCACGCAGGTGATTTACGACTCGATTGAGCGGATTGTCACGGGCGACGCCACCGACATGAAAGAGCTTCAGCAGGAGATGGTCGAAGAAGTCGCCGACCTGCTGCCCAACGGCTAAGCCGCGTGCTGGTCGCCCCCAAGCGGGGCGGCCAGACCCTGCTCAATGCCAGATATTTCTGGATGAAAGACTGTACATGAAACTTGTTCATATCTCTGACCTTCATCTGACCCTGCCGGGCGAACGGATGGGCGGAGTAGACCCCCACCAACGTTTTGCGCAGGCTCTGGCGCATGTGC
This genomic window from Roseovarius carneus contains:
- a CDS encoding carbohydrate ABC transporter permease, which translates into the protein MAVLDANASEPVSQGVQSQARTAWTLTAPALALMFLILLVPICVAGVLSFTNYSLGNTGFDWVGTENYERLLTRATYAKMFVATLTYVVTVVPISLGLGLGAAMLVHSLGRVGDIYKTIYFLPVMATLLAMAIAWEFMLHPSIGMVNRTLEMACGSWFEVIPFFANGCADRFPLWLGDKDYAIWVVCFIGIWQGFGFNMVLYLAGLTSVQRELYHAAEMDGARSAWARFWLVTWPALGPTTVFVVTISCIRAFQVFDTIEAFWPQGGGPNKSAYVMMFAIFEKGVQQNLIGIGSAITMLFLIFVMILTLIQRWLVERKVHYG
- a CDS encoding carbohydrate ABC transporter permease, with amino-acid sequence MTRTWWKHLLLILGAIIVLAPFYMMVSYSLKSPGEIDRGEGGFFGRQEMMVDPRCVALQQPDRADIQAARTRFPGQDDGDVQAALLAETEAECSMRPVVFNYSKAFTEAPLIRYLLNGVIVTVSIFVIQIVVALPAAYALAKLRFWGREAVFGLVLFCLLIPVHAIALPLYIMLAKLGLTNTYAALIVPWTISVFGIFLMRQFFMTVPDDLIDAARMDGMTEFSIVWRVMLPTAIPALLAFAIFSIVAHWNDYFWPRIVVTGNRDLFTPPLGLREFKGDGDGSFFGPMMATATVIVTPLIVAFLIAQRRFIEGITLSGMK
- a CDS encoding ABC transporter substrate-binding protein, producing MKLTTTAMVLALSASAVYAQDKVTIEFAYPYSHLFDVTYEAMMPAFNAAHPNIEVKFRATYESYEDGTNTILREAVAGNLPDVTMQGLNRQQPLIEKNIAQSLEPFIAQEADFEKDGYHQAMLSLSTFNDEVYGLPFSISLPVGYYNMDILRAGGIEELPQTWDDVIAACETMKANGIDNPIFWGWNITGNWFVQALLWSQDSAIVENGTVTLDSPETLAALEQMQEIFTKCDMQNLEWKAALSSFSAGDIGMMFWSTSALGAVERSQGDFELVTGPFPGMGGKPMGLPAGGNAAMLTSTSDDPAVREAAWTFLKYITSGDGAAEVAKTTGYMPPNRAANEIILADFYEQNPNKQTAVDQLPLLRDWLAYPGDNGLAITQVIYDSIERIVTGDATDMKELQQEMVEEVADLLPNG